From a single Corvus hawaiiensis isolate bCorHaw1 chromosome 23, bCorHaw1.pri.cur, whole genome shotgun sequence genomic region:
- the SRRM1 gene encoding serine/arginine repetitive matrix protein 1 isoform X5: MDAGFFRGTSAEQDNRFSNKQKKLLKQLKFAECLEKKVDMSKVNLEVIKPWITKRVTEILGFEDDVVIEFIFNQLEVKNPDSKMMQINLTGFLNGKNAREFMGELWPLLLSAQENIAGIPTAFLELKKEEIKQRQIEQEKLASMKKQDEDKEKRDKEDKDNREKRDRSRSPRRRKSRSPSPRRRSSPVRRERKRSHSRSPHHRTKSRSATPAPEKKEATPEPEPSVKPKETVVQEATSNSDIPKAPKPEPPVPETKETSPERNSKKEREKEKEKTRQRSPSRSKSRSRSRSRSPSHSRPRRRHRSRSRRPSPRRRPSPRRRSPPRRMPPPPRHRRSRSPVRRRRRSSASLSGSSSSSSSSRSRSPPKKPPKRPVSSPPRKTRRLSPSASPPRRRHRPSPPASPPPKPRRSPTPQQSNRSRKSRGSVSPSRASAPKHKSTEKRESPSPAPKPRKAELSESEEDKGGKMAAADSVQQRRQYRRQNQQSSSDSGSSSSSEEERPKRSNVKNGEVGRRRRHSHSRSPSPSPRKRQKESSPRMQMEKRWQSPVMKSRRRRSPSPPPARRRRSPSPAPPPRRRRSPSPPRRRSPSPPPRRRSPSPRRYSPPIQRRYSPSPPPKRRTASPPPPPKRRASPSPQSKRRVSHSPPPKQRSSPSAKRRSPSISSKHRKGSPPSRSNRETRSPPQNKRHSPSPRPRASHPSSSPPPPRRGASASPQRRQSPSPSTRPIRRVSRTPEPKKTKASTPSPRRVSSSRSASGSPETAPKKHQGPASPARSRSPSANWSPAKKAKSPTQSPSPARNSDQEGGGKKKKKKKDKKHKKDKKHKKHKKHKKEKAAAAAAAAAVAAADTTSAQEDQEAETEPKKETESEPEDNLDDLEKHLREKALRSMRKAQVSPPS; this comes from the exons ATGGACGCCGGGTTCTTCCGC GgaaccagtgcagagcaggacaatcgcTTCAGCAACAAGCAGAAGAAGCTGTTGAAGCAGTTGAAGTTTGCAGAATGCTTAGAAAAGAAG GTGGACATGAGCAAAGTAAATCTGGAAGTAATCAAACCATGGATAACAAAACGAGTAACAGAAATCCTTGGATTTGAAGATGATGTAGTAATTGAATTTATATTCAACCAGTTGGAAGTGAAG AACCCAGATTCCAAAATGATGCAAATCAACCTGACTGGTTTTTTGAATGGGAAAAATGCTAGGGAGTTCATGGGAGAACTGTGGCCACTGCTATTAAGTGCACAAGAAAACATTGCTGGTATTCCAACTGCATTTCTGgaactgaagaaagaagaaataaaacagcgACAG ATAGAGCAGGAGAAACTGGCTTCCATGAAGAAACAAGATGAAGACAAAGAGAAGAGAGATAAGGAAGACAAAgacaacagagagaaaagagacagaTCCAGGAGTCCAAGAAG ACGCAAGTCCCGCTCTCCGTCCCCTCGGCGGAGGTCATCGCCGGTGCGCCGGGAGCGGAAGCGCAGCCACTCCCGCTCCCCCCACCACCGGACCAAGAGCcgcagtgccacccctgcccccGAGAAGAAAGAGGCCACTCCTGAGCCAGAACCCTCCGTGAAACCAAAGGAGACTGTTGTGCAAGAGGCAACTTCAAACAG TGATATCCCAAAAGCTCCTAAACCTGAACCTCCTGTACCAGAGACTAAGGAAACTTCACCAGAACGTAATtcaaagaaggagagagagaaggagaaggagaagactCGTCAGAGATCCCCATCTCGGTCCAAGTCCAGGTCAAGATCCCGATCCCGTTCTCCATCTCATTCTCGACCCAGAAGGCGCCACAGATCACGGTCAAG GAGACCCAGCCCCCGGCGCCGGCCGTCCCCGCGCAGGAGGAGCCCGCCCCGGAGAATGCCTCCCCCACCCAGGCACAGGAGGAGCAGATCCCCCGTGAGGCG GAGAAGACGCTCCTCAGCCTCGCTCTccggcagcagctcctcctcgtcctcgtcgcGCTCCCGCTCTCCACCAAAGAAGCCTCCCAAGAGACCCGTGTCCAGCCCCCCCCGCAAAACGCGCCGCCTGTCCCCCTCGGCCAGCCCCCCCCGGCGCCGCCACCGGCCCTCgccccccgccagccccccgCCCAAGCCCCGCCGCTCGCCCACCCCTCAGCAGTCCAACCGCAGCCGGAAAAGCCGCGGCTCCGTCTCACCCAGCAGGGCTTCAG CACCCAAGCATAAGAGTACTGAGAAAAGAGAATCTCCTTCGCCAGCACCCAAACCCAGGAAAGCGGAACTGTCGGAATCAG AAGAAGACAAAGGAGGCAAAATGGCTGCAGCCGATTCTGTCCAACAGAGGCGCCAGTACAGGAGGCAAAATCAACAGTCTTCATCTG ATTCTGGTTCTTCATCTTCCTCAGAAGAGGAGAGGCCCAAGAGGTCGAACGTGAAGAACGGGGAGGTGGGCAGGCGCCGCCGCCACTCGCACTCGCGCAGCCCCTCGCCCTCGCCCCGCAAGCGGCAGAAGGAATCCTCCCCTCG GATGCAGATGGAAAAGAGGTGGCAATCGCCAGTGATGAAAAG caggaggaggaggagccccTCGCCGCCCCCGGCACGCCGGCGCCGCTCCCCTTCCCcggcgcccccgccccggcgccgccgctccccgtCCCCGCCTCGCCGAAG GTCTCCATCACCACCCCCTCGCAGACGTTCTCCCTCTCCACGGAGATACTCCCCCCCGATCCAGAGGCGATATTCCCCATCTCCCCCTCCTAAGAGGAGAacagcttctcctcctccccctcccaaaagAAGggcctccccttccccccagtCCAAGCGCAGAGTCTCCCACTCCCCGCCGCCAAAACAGAGGAGCTCCCCTAGTGCTAAACGGCGCTCCCCTTCCATATCTTCCAAGCACAGGAAGGGGTCTCCTCCCAGCAGATCCAACAGGGAAACACGTTCTCCACCACAAAACAAAAGGCATTCACCTTCACCACGGCCTCGAGCTTCCCACCCCTCCTCCAGTCCTCCGCCGCCGCGCCGGGGAGCGTCGGCGTCGCCGCAGAGGAGGCAGTCACCCTCACCCAGCACCAGGCCCATCAGGAGGGTGTCCAGAACGCCAGAAcccaagaaaacaaa GGcttccacccccagcccccggcGCGTGTCCTCGTCCCGATCTGCGTCAGGGTCACCTGAGACAGCTCCCAAAAAACACCAAGGACCTGCATCTCCTGCTCGGTCTCGCTCTCCTTCTGCAAACTGGTCACCTGCAAAAAAGGCCAAGAGCCCAACTCAGAGCCCATCACCTGCCAGG AATTCAGATCAAGAAGGTGGtggcaagaagaagaagaaaaagaaggataAGAAGcataaaaaggataaaaagcaCAAGAAACACAAAAAGCATAAGAAGGAgaaggcggcggcggctgcagcagctgctgctgtggctgcagcagacACCACCTCAGCACAGGAAGACCAGGAAGCAGAGACAGAACCCAAAAAG GAGACAGAAAGTGAACCCGAGGACAACCTGGATGACCTAGAAAAGCACCTGCGGGAGAAGGCCCTGAGGTCCATGAGGAAGGCGCAGGTGTCCCCCCCCTCCTAG
- the SRRM1 gene encoding serine/arginine repetitive matrix protein 1 isoform X10: MMQINLTGFLNGKNAREFMGELWPLLLSAQENIAGIPTAFLELKKEEIKQRQIEQEKLASMKKQDEDKEKRDKEDKDNREKRDRSRSPRRRKSRSPSPRRRSSPVRRERKRSHSRSPHHRTKSRSATPAPEKKEATPEPEPSVKPKETVVQEATSNSDIPKAPKPEPPVPETKETSPERNSKKEREKEKEKTRQRSPSRSKSRSRSRSRSPSHSRPRRRHRSRSRSYSPRRRPSPRRRPSPRRRSPPRRMPPPPRHRRSRSPVRRRRRSSASLSGSSSSSSSSRSRSPPKKPPKRPVSSPPRKTRRLSPSASPPRRRHRPSPPASPPPKPRRSPTPQQSNRSRKSRGSVSPSRASAPKHKSTEKRESPSPAPKPRKAELSESEEDKGGKMAAADSVQQRRQYRRQNQQSSSDSGSSSSSEEERPKRSNVKNGEVGRRRRHSHSRSPSPSPRKRQKESSPRMQMEKRWQSPVMKSRRRRSPSPPPARRRRSPSPAPPPRRRRSPSPPRRRSPSPPPRRRSPSPRRYSPPIQRRYSPSPPPKRRTASPPPPPKRRASPSPQSKRRVSHSPPPKQRSSPSAKRRSPSISSKHRKGSPPSRSNRETRSPPQNKRHSPSPRPRASHPSSSPPPPRRGASASPQRRQSPSPSTRPIRRVSRTPEPKKTKASTPSPRRVSSSRSASGSPETAPKKHQGPASPARSRSPSANWSPAKKAKSPTQSPSPARNSDQEGGGKKKKKKKDKKHKKDKKHKKHKKHKKEKAAAAAAAAAVAAADTTSAQEDQEAETEPKKETESEPEDNLDDLEKHLREKALRSMRKAQVSPPS, encoded by the exons ATGATGCAAATCAACCTGACTGGTTTTTTGAATGGGAAAAATGCTAGGGAGTTCATGGGAGAACTGTGGCCACTGCTATTAAGTGCACAAGAAAACATTGCTGGTATTCCAACTGCATTTCTGgaactgaagaaagaagaaataaaacagcgACAG ATAGAGCAGGAGAAACTGGCTTCCATGAAGAAACAAGATGAAGACAAAGAGAAGAGAGATAAGGAAGACAAAgacaacagagagaaaagagacagaTCCAGGAGTCCAAGAAG ACGCAAGTCCCGCTCTCCGTCCCCTCGGCGGAGGTCATCGCCGGTGCGCCGGGAGCGGAAGCGCAGCCACTCCCGCTCCCCCCACCACCGGACCAAGAGCcgcagtgccacccctgcccccGAGAAGAAAGAGGCCACTCCTGAGCCAGAACCCTCCGTGAAACCAAAGGAGACTGTTGTGCAAGAGGCAACTTCAAACAG TGATATCCCAAAAGCTCCTAAACCTGAACCTCCTGTACCAGAGACTAAGGAAACTTCACCAGAACGTAATtcaaagaaggagagagagaaggagaaggagaagactCGTCAGAGATCCCCATCTCGGTCCAAGTCCAGGTCAAGATCCCGATCCCGTTCTCCATCTCATTCTCGACCCAGAAGGCGCCACAGATCACGGTCAAG GTCTTACTCCCCTAGAAGGAGACCCAGCCCCCGGCGCCGGCCGTCCCCGCGCAGGAGGAGCCCGCCCCGGAGAATGCCTCCCCCACCCAGGCACAGGAGGAGCAGATCCCCCGTGAGGCG GAGAAGACGCTCCTCAGCCTCGCTCTccggcagcagctcctcctcgtcctcgtcgcGCTCCCGCTCTCCACCAAAGAAGCCTCCCAAGAGACCCGTGTCCAGCCCCCCCCGCAAAACGCGCCGCCTGTCCCCCTCGGCCAGCCCCCCCCGGCGCCGCCACCGGCCCTCgccccccgccagccccccgCCCAAGCCCCGCCGCTCGCCCACCCCTCAGCAGTCCAACCGCAGCCGGAAAAGCCGCGGCTCCGTCTCACCCAGCAGGGCTTCAG CACCCAAGCATAAGAGTACTGAGAAAAGAGAATCTCCTTCGCCAGCACCCAAACCCAGGAAAGCGGAACTGTCGGAATCAG AAGAAGACAAAGGAGGCAAAATGGCTGCAGCCGATTCTGTCCAACAGAGGCGCCAGTACAGGAGGCAAAATCAACAGTCTTCATCTG ATTCTGGTTCTTCATCTTCCTCAGAAGAGGAGAGGCCCAAGAGGTCGAACGTGAAGAACGGGGAGGTGGGCAGGCGCCGCCGCCACTCGCACTCGCGCAGCCCCTCGCCCTCGCCCCGCAAGCGGCAGAAGGAATCCTCCCCTCG GATGCAGATGGAAAAGAGGTGGCAATCGCCAGTGATGAAAAG caggaggaggaggagccccTCGCCGCCCCCGGCACGCCGGCGCCGCTCCCCTTCCCcggcgcccccgccccggcgccgccgctccccgtCCCCGCCTCGCCGAAG GTCTCCATCACCACCCCCTCGCAGACGTTCTCCCTCTCCACGGAGATACTCCCCCCCGATCCAGAGGCGATATTCCCCATCTCCCCCTCCTAAGAGGAGAacagcttctcctcctccccctcccaaaagAAGggcctccccttccccccagtCCAAGCGCAGAGTCTCCCACTCCCCGCCGCCAAAACAGAGGAGCTCCCCTAGTGCTAAACGGCGCTCCCCTTCCATATCTTCCAAGCACAGGAAGGGGTCTCCTCCCAGCAGATCCAACAGGGAAACACGTTCTCCACCACAAAACAAAAGGCATTCACCTTCACCACGGCCTCGAGCTTCCCACCCCTCCTCCAGTCCTCCGCCGCCGCGCCGGGGAGCGTCGGCGTCGCCGCAGAGGAGGCAGTCACCCTCACCCAGCACCAGGCCCATCAGGAGGGTGTCCAGAACGCCAGAAcccaagaaaacaaa GGcttccacccccagcccccggcGCGTGTCCTCGTCCCGATCTGCGTCAGGGTCACCTGAGACAGCTCCCAAAAAACACCAAGGACCTGCATCTCCTGCTCGGTCTCGCTCTCCTTCTGCAAACTGGTCACCTGCAAAAAAGGCCAAGAGCCCAACTCAGAGCCCATCACCTGCCAGG AATTCAGATCAAGAAGGTGGtggcaagaagaagaagaaaaagaaggataAGAAGcataaaaaggataaaaagcaCAAGAAACACAAAAAGCATAAGAAGGAgaaggcggcggcggctgcagcagctgctgctgtggctgcagcagacACCACCTCAGCACAGGAAGACCAGGAAGCAGAGACAGAACCCAAAAAG GAGACAGAAAGTGAACCCGAGGACAACCTGGATGACCTAGAAAAGCACCTGCGGGAGAAGGCCCTGAGGTCCATGAGGAAGGCGCAGGTGTCCCCCCCCTCCTAG